The following are encoded together in the Fusarium keratoplasticum isolate Fu6.1 chromosome 1, whole genome shotgun sequence genome:
- a CDS encoding Zn(2)-C6 fungal-type domain-containing protein, producing MPMDSPSPMTSSNTNNEDQGPFTLTEDHMAQFMSLPWLDDSMAVFGHGVREVPDLGTTWTGEFGGFLEPTTSASLDGESQERLSSLPCIELEHGPGNLPTPIPSTIRTLPHSHSDAEPTTDPPVLSKEVLTRTDQKYHGNSRQNTKNVSQDYPSSQSSDDLAMFGNIMQPPAAMLMGGIRRWRYLQRYLLGLGSKNNAVMNALLCLEEVLARDDSDACDQASDSDDSANRIAERYEAAKRQVIDQASGKHHLGEQGMNELLAAVFLLAWIQVIRDRGTERSDSTFPCDQADIIISSGCNWNWYSRQLLSWFNSLDSKATHLGGSPLLSAKALNIVSRYPIQIVSCNYEESKERQNSLGGQEDFQTMSAGSVTDVSEHGDSATVVPALTTVDVKEIVLRAILQPAAEWYLQTQAYFRHIGSLDKHHRSRFTPDDELEVALVGKQFQAELWDLWAQRPSAISLTADDLAKTVAPDMATRLEEIFSVYLASFWILFVYLHRVSWWHLAHTSTVEGALNETWEFMQRSYGERDDCGQYKTVHPALMWPVFVFGAECPDESRRQWAIAQLRGLAKPRPVLEVENGELDTLPAFRMSRGATKNAKRAALLLESLIEKQGEIRGRVDDRDLATEMFGCHFSIV from the coding sequence ATGCCGATGGATAGCCCCTCTCCGATGACCTCTTCGAATACCAACAACGAGGATCAAGGTCCGTTCACCCTCACCGAAGACCACATGGCACAATTCATGTCTTTGCCTTGGTTGGACGACTCGATGGCCGTGTTTGGACACGGAGTTCGTGAAGTTCCTGATCTTGGCACGACCTGGACTGGGGAATTTGGAGGTTTCTTGGAACCTACAACTTCAGCGTCTCTCGACGGCGAAAGTCAGGAAAGGCTGAGTTCGTTGCCTTGTATCGAGTTGGAACACGGTCCTGGAAACCTCCCGACGCCAATCCCGTCAACTATCAGAACCTTGCCTCACTCCCATTCTGATGCCGAACCAACGACGGATCCCCCTGTGCTGTCGAAAGAGGTCCTTACGAGAACCGATCAAAAATACCATGGCAACTCTCGGCAGAACACAAAGAATGTCTCTCAGGACTATCCTTCAAGCCAAAGCTCGGATGACCTGGCCATGTTCGGGAACATCATGCAACCCCCGGCTGCAATGTTGATGGGTGGCATCAGGCGATGGCGATACCTCCAGAGAtatcttcttggcctgggctCAAAGAATAATGCTGTCATGAATGCTCTCCTGTGCCTTGAAGAGGTATTGGCTCGTGATGACTCCGACGCCTGTGACCAAGCTTCAGATTCAGACGACAGCGCCAACCGAATCGCTGAGCGTTATGAGGCAGCTAAGAGACAGGTTATCGATCAAGCCTCAGGGAAGCATCATCTTGGGGAACAAGGAATGAACGAACTCCTCGCAGCCGTCTTCCTGTTGGCTTGGATTCAGGTCATACGTGACCGGGGCACCGAGCGAAGCGACTCCACGTTTCCTTGTGACCAagccgacatcatcatcagtaGCGGCTGCAACTGGAACTGGTACTCTCGACAGCTGCTCTCCTGGTTCAATTCGCTTGATAGCAAGGCCACACATCTTGGGGGGTCTCCGCTCCTTTCGGCCAAGGCTCTCAACATCGTCTCCCGCTATCCTATCCAGATCGTCAGCTGCAACTATGAGGAGTCCAAAGAAAGGCAAAATTCCCTTGGAGGCCAAGAGGATTTCCAAACCATGTCAGCCGGGTCTGTGACAGACGTCTCGGAGCACGGAGATAGCGCAACAGTGGTCCCCGCTTTGACAACGGTTGATGTCAAGGAGATTGTGCTCCGTGCCATTCTCCAGCCGGCCGCAGAGTGGTACCTACAGACACAGGCCTACTTCCGGCACATAGGATCTCTTGATAAGCATCATCGTTCAAGGTTTACACCAGACGACGAGCTTGAAGTTGCGCTGGTGGGCAAGCAGTTCCAGGCCGAACTATGGGATCTCTGGGCCCAACGGCCATCCGCCATATCGCTTACTGCTGATGATCTCGCAAAGACTGTGGCGCCAGACATGGCAACTCGCCTTGAAGAGATCTTCAGCGTGTACCTCGCCAGTTTTTGGATTCTCTTTGTTTATCTTCATCGCGTAAGCTGGTGGCATCTGGCTCATACCTCAACAGTGGAGGGAGCATTAAACGAGACGTGGGAGTTCATGCAACGGTCATACGGCGAGCGAGATGATTGTGGCCAGTACAAGACTGTTCACCCTGCCCTCATGTGGCCCGTCTTTGTATTTGGTGCTGAATGTCCAGACGAATCAAGAAGACAATGGGCTATTGCGCAGCTCAGAGGCCTGGCAAAGCCCAGGCCAGTGTTGGAGGTAGAAAATGGGGAACTCGATACGCTTCCGGCATTCCGGATGAGCCGCGGGGCGACCAAAAATGCGAAGAGggcggcgctgctgctcgaaTCTCTAATTGAGAAGCAAGGGGAGATTCgtggccgagttgatgatAGGGATCTTGCTACGGAGATGTTTGGGTGCCATTTCTCGATAGTATAG
- a CDS encoding ABM domain-containing protein: MPIYLSMQRVRFSSPDAYEKFKVLFADTRRHLMTLPGFLHLTWWEHPDDRSWYNECSFWTSRGALYDWHKNTYHKYCKTWAANGAIMEDIITNFELVGTRLLRVCPVCNHTQDKKYNLAEEQAVLHEQCPECGFHFPVLEETPSSFAVFKDVPGLTGTEKSSGVKVEGKEGEEHKEKL; encoded by the coding sequence ATGCCCATCTACCTTAGCATGCAACGCGTCCGCTTCTCAAGCCCAGACGCTTACGAAAAGTTCAAAGTCCTCTTCGCCGACACACGCCGCCACCTCATGACGCTGCCCGGGTTCCTGCACCTCACCTGGTGGGAGCACCCGGACGACAGGAGCTGGTACAACGAGTGCAGCTTCTGGACGAGCCGAGGAGCCCTGTACGACTGGCACAAGAACACGTACCACAAGTACTGCAAGACGTGGGCTGCCAACGGCGCAATCATGGAGGATATCATTACAAATTTTGAGCTCGTCGGAACTCGGCTCTTGCGAGTCTGCCCTGTCTGCAACCATACGCAAGATAAGAAATACAACCTTGCGGAGGAGCAGGCTGTTCTGCATGAGCAGTGCCCCGAATGCGGGTTCCACTTCCCCGTCCTCGAGGAGACCCCTTCAAGCTTTGCTGTCTTTAAGGACGTGCCGGGGTTAACAGGGACTGAGAAGTCTAGTGGGGTCAAGGTTGAAGGaaaggagggggaggaaCACAAGGAAAAGCTGTGA
- a CDS encoding Amidohydro-rel domain-containing protein, giving the protein MPCRSLGCAASARATASSAAAFNPAQPRHFTRTNIFTYKSTPTDHGSLKRQRLLGSRRPPSFLSRDSPSRARSLTLFPRQNPPPPTSPPCPDDLNTNNSIANRIQGLIFGNATAATAAAMTTPPRPLAERIPPGAWDSHMHVLDVENYALSPAAMYRPNSHSLQEALSFEAQVGIRNIVLVQPSIYGLDNTCLIDTLRDLGPERGRGVVAFDPPAMTPDTLREWHDLGVRAVRLNVQSNELTVDAQELADQLHEYADVVRPFGWAVQVYVPMHMITLLEPIIPSLNIRFCIDHIGYPSLRGHNSTDPYDLPGFASLARLLKNGHTYVKLSAPYRMSLRSDYSDIEPIAKEVIRLGGTTRVVFATDWPHTRYEGLDIKPWMETVLDWCGDDEYLIQRLFTGNAEDLWDVSKSS; this is encoded by the coding sequence ATGCCGTGTCGAAGCCTCGGATGCGCCGCCTCAGCAAGGGCTACTGCATCCTCTGCTGCAGCCTTTAACCCAGCACAGCCCAGGCATTTCACTCGCACAAATATCTTTACCTACAaatcaacaccaacagaTCATGGCTCCTTGAAAAGACAACGTCTTCTTGGCTCCCGTCGGCCTCCCTCCTTCCTCTCCCGGGACTCGCCGTCCCGCGCTCGGAGCTTGACCCTCTTTCCCCGCCAGAACCCGCCGCCTCCGACTTCGCCGCCGTGTCCCGACGACCTAAACACCAACAACTCCATCGCGAACCGCATCCAGGGCCTCATCTTTGGCAATGCGACTGctgccaccgccgccgccatgacGACTCCCCCACGCCCCCTCGCCGAGCGCATCCCCCCCGGCGCATGGGACTCGCACATGCACGTTCTCGACGTCGAAAACTACGCCCTCTCCCCCGCCGCCATGTACCGCCCCAACTCGCACTCCCTCCAAGAAGCCCTCTCCTTTGAAGCTCAAGTCGGCATCCGCaacatcgtcctcgtccagcCCTCCATCTACGGCCTCGACAACACCTGCCTCATCGACACCCTGCGCGACCTGGGCCCCGAGCGGGGGAGGGGCGTCGTCGCCTTCGACCCGCCCGCCATGACCCCCGACACCCTGCGCGAGTGGCATGATCTAGGCGTTAGGGCTGTGAGGTTGAACGTGCAGTCTAACGAGCTCACCGTTGACGCGCAGGAGCTGGCCGATCAGCTGCACGAGTACGCCGATGTTGTGCGACCGTTTGGATGGGCTGTTCAGGTCTATGTTCCCATGCACATGATTACCCTCCTGGAACCCATTATCCCCTCCCTCAACATCCGTTTTTGTATAGACCATATTGGTTATCCATCTTTGAGAGGTCATAATAGCACCGACCCATACGACCTGCCTGGATTCGCATCTCTAGCCCGTCTCCTCAAGAATGGACACACGTACGTCAAGTTATCAGCTCCTTATCGCATGAGCTTGCGATCAGATTATAGCGACATTGAGCCCATCGCAAAGGAGGTCATTCGCCTAGGAGGCACCACTCGTGTAGTCTTTGCAACCGATTGGCCTCATACAAGGTACGAGGGGTTGGATATCAAGCCGTGGATGGAGACTGTCCTCGACTGGTgcggcgacgacgagtaCCTCATCCAGAGGCTGTTTACCGGAAATGCAGAGGACTTGTGGGATGTTTCAAAatcatcatga
- a CDS encoding Peptide-methionine (S)-S-oxide reductase, whose translation MPFTHLPPFLARLARPFTQSALLSVAPESSAGPIPDGAQLCTVAAGCFWGTEHLYRKHFAGKGLIDAKVGYIGGDLENPSYRAVCGGKTGHAEAAQIIFDPSKVSYAQLLEFFYSMHDPTTLNAQGPDTGPQYRSAIYFHDAEQEKIARDITAKANAQWWKGGIVTEIAPAGKWWSAEEYHQLYLKNNPSGYECPSHYLRPFPPLK comes from the exons ATGCCCTTCACACACCTCCCCCCCTTCCTGGCGCGCCTCGCCCGCCCCTTCACCCAATCCGCCCTCCTCTCGGTCGCCCCAGAGTCCTCCGCCGGCCCCATCCCCGACGGCGCCCAGCTCTGCACCGTCGCTGCTGGCTGCTTCTGGGGAACAGAGCACCTGTACCGCAAGCACTTTGCCGGCAAGGgcctcatcgacgccaaGGTCGGATACATTGGTGGAGACCTCGAGAACCCGAGCTACCGCGCTGTCTGCGGCGGCAAGACTGGCC ACGCCGAGGCTGCTCAAATCATCTTTGACCCCTCCAAGGTCTCGTACGCACAGCTCCTCGAGTTCTTCTACTCCATGCACGATCCCACGACCCTCAACGCCCAGGGCCCCGACACTGGCCCCCAGTACCGCTCCGCCATCTACTTCCACGACGCCGAGCAGGAAAAGATTGCGCGCGACATCACGGCAAAGGCCAATGCCCAGTGGTGGAAGGGAGGCATCGTCACCGAGATCGCGCCCGCCGGCAAGTGGTGGTCCGCTGAGGAGTATCACCAGCTGTACCTCAAGAACAACCCCAGTGGTTATGAGTGCCCCAGTCACTACCTGAGGCCGTTTCCCCCTCTGAAGTGA